The proteins below are encoded in one region of Aeromonas jandaei:
- the arnA gene encoding bifunctional UDP-4-amino-4-deoxy-L-arabinose formyltransferase/UDP-glucuronic acid oxidase ArnA, protein MKVVVFAYHDIGCTGIESLLQAGYQIQAVFTHADDPGENRFFDSVAQLCAEHDLPVFSPEDVNHPLWIEHIRELAPEAIFSFYYRNMLKQEILDIPTVGAFNLHGSLLPAYRGRAPINWCLVNGETETGITLHRMTTKPDAGDIVAQQAVTIADDDTALTLHGKVRQAAHALLEGELVKLKRRESRFTPQDESKASYYGRRTPADGELHWHRPARELNNLVRAVTQPYPGAFSFAGDRKLTVWKARPLALQSNQQPGTILSHDPLRVACGEGVLEILAGQAEGGLYVRGAQLARELGLVEGMKIGAKASNALHKARLTRVLILGVNGFIGNHLTERLLKDGGYEVYGLDIGSSAVDRFIGHPNFHFVEGDISIHTEWIEYHIKKCDVILPLVAIATPIEYTRNPLRVFELDFEENLKIVRYCVKYHKRIIFPSTSEVYGMCDDHSFDEDESRLIVGPINKQRWIYSVSKQLLDRVIWAYGKKEGLNFTLFRPFNWMGPRLDSLDSARIGSSRAITQLILNLVDGTPIQLVDGGAQKRCFTDIEDGIEALFRIVENKGDRCNGQIINIGNPDNEASIREMAEVLLAKFDAHPLRDHFPPFAGFKLVESKSFYGDGYQDVSHRRPSIRNARKLIDWEPTIEMEETIGKTLDFFLQGAVTTGVEHD, encoded by the coding sequence ATGAAAGTTGTCGTCTTTGCCTATCACGATATCGGCTGCACCGGTATCGAGTCCCTGCTTCAGGCCGGCTATCAGATCCAGGCAGTCTTTACCCACGCCGACGATCCGGGCGAGAACCGCTTCTTCGACTCGGTCGCCCAGCTCTGTGCCGAGCACGACCTGCCGGTCTTCTCCCCCGAAGACGTGAACCATCCGCTCTGGATTGAGCACATTCGCGAGCTGGCCCCCGAGGCCATCTTCTCCTTCTACTACCGCAACATGCTCAAGCAGGAGATCCTCGATATCCCGACCGTCGGGGCCTTCAACCTGCACGGCTCCCTGCTGCCCGCCTATCGCGGCCGCGCCCCCATCAACTGGTGTCTGGTCAACGGCGAGACCGAGACCGGCATCACCCTGCACCGGATGACGACCAAACCCGATGCCGGCGATATCGTCGCCCAGCAGGCGGTGACCATTGCCGACGACGACACGGCGCTGACCCTGCATGGCAAGGTACGCCAAGCTGCCCATGCCCTGCTGGAAGGTGAACTGGTCAAACTCAAGCGCAGGGAGAGCCGCTTCACCCCGCAGGACGAGAGCAAGGCGAGCTACTATGGCCGCCGCACCCCGGCCGATGGCGAGCTGCACTGGCACCGCCCGGCCCGCGAGCTCAACAATCTGGTACGCGCCGTCACCCAGCCCTATCCGGGGGCCTTCAGCTTTGCCGGCGATCGCAAGCTGACGGTCTGGAAGGCGCGGCCGCTGGCGCTCCAGAGTAACCAGCAGCCGGGCACCATTCTCTCCCATGACCCGCTGCGCGTGGCCTGTGGTGAAGGAGTGCTGGAGATCCTGGCCGGTCAGGCCGAAGGGGGGCTCTATGTGCGCGGCGCCCAGCTGGCCCGCGAACTGGGGCTGGTCGAAGGAATGAAGATCGGCGCCAAGGCGAGCAATGCCCTGCACAAGGCACGCCTGACCCGGGTGCTGATCCTCGGCGTCAACGGCTTTATCGGCAACCACCTCACCGAGCGTCTGCTCAAGGATGGCGGCTACGAAGTGTATGGTCTCGACATCGGCTCCAGCGCGGTGGACCGTTTCATCGGTCACCCCAACTTCCACTTCGTGGAGGGGGACATCAGCATTCATACCGAGTGGATCGAGTATCACATCAAGAAGTGCGACGTGATCCTGCCGCTGGTAGCCATCGCCACCCCCATCGAGTACACCCGCAACCCGCTGCGGGTGTTCGAGCTCGATTTCGAGGAGAACCTCAAGATCGTCCGCTACTGCGTCAAGTACCACAAGCGCATCATCTTCCCCTCCACCTCCGAGGTGTACGGGATGTGTGACGATCACAGCTTCGACGAGGATGAATCCCGCCTCATCGTCGGCCCCATCAACAAGCAGCGCTGGATCTACTCCGTCTCCAAGCAGCTGCTGGATCGGGTCATCTGGGCCTACGGCAAGAAAGAGGGGCTCAACTTCACCCTGTTCCGTCCCTTCAACTGGATGGGGCCGCGCCTCGACAGTCTGGACTCTGCCCGCATCGGCAGCTCCCGCGCCATCACCCAGCTCATTCTCAATCTGGTGGACGGTACCCCGATCCAGCTGGTGGATGGCGGCGCCCAGAAGCGCTGCTTCACCGATATCGAGGATGGCATCGAAGCCCTGTTCCGCATCGTCGAGAACAAGGGCGATCGCTGCAACGGCCAGATCATCAACATCGGCAACCCGGATAACGAGGCGAGCATTCGCGAGATGGCAGAGGTGCTGCTCGCCAAGTTCGATGCCCACCCGCTGCGCGACCACTTCCCGCCGTTCGCCGGTTTCAAGCTGGTGGAGAGCAAGTCCTTCTACGGCGACGGCTATCAGGATGTCTCCCACCGTCGTCCGAGCATCCGCAATGCCCGCAAGCTGATCGACTGGGAACCGACCATCGAGATGGAAGAGACCATCGGCAAGACGCTGGACTTCTTCCTGCAAGGGGCGGTCACCACAGGAGTCGAGCATGACTGA
- the arnC gene encoding undecaprenyl-phosphate 4-deoxy-4-formamido-L-arabinose transferase, with amino-acid sequence MNHNDIKRVSVIIPVYNEEESLPELLRRVTESCEQLSQDYEVILIDDGSRDRSATIISEAAAREGSKLVAVLLNRNYGQHAAIMAGFETAKGDLVITLDADLQNPPEEIPRLVATAMEGYDVVGTIRRNRQDSWFRKTASRFINKSVQRATGVQMSDYGCMLRAYRRHIIDAMLCCQERSTFIPILANSFARRTTELEVGHAERAHGESKYGLMHLINLMYDLVTCMTTAPLRLLSIVGSVVAGIGFTFSILLILLRLLMGADWAADGVFTLFAILFTFVGVQLIGMGLLGEYIGRMYTDVRARPRYFIHQIVRSTPDASQQETQS; translated from the coding sequence GTGAACCATAACGATATCAAGCGGGTATCCGTCATCATCCCCGTCTACAACGAGGAGGAGAGCCTGCCCGAGCTGCTGCGGCGCGTCACCGAATCCTGCGAGCAGCTGAGTCAGGATTACGAGGTGATCCTGATCGACGATGGCAGCCGCGACCGCTCCGCCACCATCATCAGCGAGGCAGCGGCCCGCGAAGGGAGCAAGCTGGTTGCTGTGCTGCTCAACCGCAACTATGGCCAGCATGCCGCCATCATGGCCGGTTTCGAGACCGCCAAAGGGGATCTGGTGATCACCCTGGATGCCGACCTGCAGAACCCGCCGGAAGAGATCCCGCGGCTGGTCGCCACCGCCATGGAAGGGTATGACGTGGTCGGCACCATCCGCCGCAACCGGCAGGACTCATGGTTTCGCAAGACAGCCTCGCGCTTTATCAACAAGTCGGTACAGCGGGCGACCGGCGTCCAGATGAGCGACTACGGCTGCATGCTGCGCGCCTATCGTCGCCACATCATCGACGCCATGCTCTGTTGTCAGGAGCGCAGCACCTTCATCCCCATTCTGGCCAACAGCTTTGCCCGCCGCACCACCGAGCTGGAGGTGGGCCACGCCGAGCGCGCCCACGGCGAATCCAAATATGGCCTGATGCATCTCATCAACCTGATGTACGACCTGGTCACCTGCATGACCACGGCCCCGCTGCGCCTGCTCAGCATCGTTGGCAGCGTGGTGGCGGGGATCGGCTTCACCTTCTCGATCCTGCTGATCCTGCTGCGCCTGCTGATGGGCGCCGACTGGGCAGCAGACGGCGTCTTCACCCTGTTTGCCATTCTCTTCACCTTTGTCGGCGTGCAGCTGATCGGGATGGGGCTGCTGGGTGAGTACATCGGCCGCATGTATACCGATGTGCGCGCTCGCCCCCGCTACTTCATTCACCAAATCGTTCGCTCCACCCCGGATGCTTCGCAACAGGAAACTCAATCATGA
- the arnB gene encoding UDP-4-amino-4-deoxy-L-arabinose aminotransferase, translated as MKKFLPFSKPAMGEAEINAVSEVLQSGWITTGPKNHELEQRFCETFGCQHAVALCSATAGMHVTLMALGIGPGDEVITPSQTWVSTINIITLLGATPVFVDVDRDTLMVSAGQIAPLITPNTRAIIPVHYAGAPVDLDPILALGRQHDIPVIEDAAHAVGTRYRARWIGETGTAIFSFHAIKNLTCAEGGMLVTDDKALADKVRMLKFHGLGVDAFDRMTLGRKPQAEVIMPGFKYNLADINAAIALVQLARLPELNARRAILVARYRELLEGLPFEPLAIPDYAHLHAWHLFMVRVDPARCGLDRDQLMQALQERGIGTGLHFKAAHTQKYYRERYPTLSLPNTEWNSSRLCTLPLFPDMTLSDVDRVVAALTDILE; from the coding sequence ATGAAAAAATTTCTGCCATTCTCGAAACCCGCCATGGGTGAGGCCGAGATCAACGCCGTCAGCGAGGTTCTGCAATCAGGGTGGATCACCACAGGCCCGAAAAATCATGAGCTGGAGCAGCGTTTCTGCGAGACCTTTGGCTGCCAGCATGCAGTGGCGCTCTGCTCCGCAACGGCCGGTATGCATGTCACCCTGATGGCACTGGGGATTGGCCCGGGTGACGAGGTGATCACCCCCTCCCAGACCTGGGTCTCCACCATCAACATCATCACCCTGCTGGGGGCCACCCCCGTCTTTGTCGATGTGGACAGGGATACCCTGATGGTCAGCGCCGGGCAGATAGCGCCGCTCATCACCCCCAACACCCGGGCTATCATCCCGGTTCACTACGCCGGGGCGCCGGTCGACCTCGACCCTATCCTCGCCCTGGGTCGTCAGCACGATATTCCGGTCATCGAAGATGCCGCCCATGCGGTCGGCACCCGCTATCGCGCCCGCTGGATCGGCGAGACCGGCACCGCCATCTTCTCCTTCCACGCCATCAAGAACCTCACCTGTGCCGAAGGGGGCATGCTGGTGACCGATGACAAAGCGCTGGCCGACAAGGTGCGGATGCTGAAATTCCACGGGCTGGGGGTCGATGCCTTCGACCGGATGACGCTGGGCCGCAAGCCGCAGGCAGAGGTGATCATGCCGGGCTTCAAGTACAACCTGGCCGACATCAACGCCGCCATCGCACTGGTACAGCTGGCCCGCCTGCCCGAGCTCAACGCCCGGCGCGCCATCCTGGTTGCACGCTATCGTGAGCTGCTGGAGGGATTGCCGTTCGAACCGCTCGCCATTCCTGATTATGCCCATCTGCACGCCTGGCACCTCTTCATGGTGCGGGTCGATCCGGCCCGTTGCGGCCTCGATCGCGATCAGCTGATGCAGGCACTGCAGGAGCGCGGCATCGGCACCGGCCTGCACTTCAAGGCGGCCCATACCCAGAAGTACTACCGGGAGCGCTACCCGACGCTCTCGCTGCCCAATACCGAGTGGAACTCGTCACGGCTCTGCACCCTCCCCCTCTTCCCCGACATGACGCTCTCCGACGTGGATCGGGTCGTGGCAGCCCTGACCGACATACTGGAGTAA
- a CDS encoding UDP-glucose dehydrogenase family protein — MNITVFGSGYVGLVQAIVLADVGHQVICIDLDAEKISRLSCGELPIYEPGLDSLLHQTLQNGSLKFTTDISMAVTHGDVQFIAVGTPPDEDGSADLSAVRAVARSIAQHRADEVIIVNKSTVPVGTADKVFHWVREQQAELGKQFEFDVVSNPEFLKEGAAVRDCQRPDRIVIGTGKERSRAVMRELYEPFNRNHDRILFMDVRSAELTKYAANCMLATKISFINEIAGLAERVGADIELVRQGIGADQRIGYQFIYPGCGYGGSCFPKDVRAFLATAAALDYDTPLIRAVERVNERQKFKLFDTLSTHFQELGESLAGKTIAIWGLAFKPNTDDMREAPSRVLMEALWQEGARVQAFDPVAMKEAQRIYDCQPELSLMGTKEAALAGADALVICTEWNEFKAPDFAQLKKMLAMPLIIDGRNLYDPHKMKTLGFSYYAIGRGETIAEGMSHATS, encoded by the coding sequence ATGAATATCACCGTTTTTGGCAGTGGCTATGTCGGCCTGGTACAGGCAATTGTATTGGCCGATGTCGGCCATCAGGTTATTTGTATTGATCTCGATGCAGAAAAAATAAGTCGGTTGTCCTGTGGCGAATTACCTATTTATGAACCCGGGCTGGATTCATTGCTGCATCAGACGCTACAAAATGGCTCGCTGAAATTCACCACGGATATATCCATGGCGGTTACCCACGGTGATGTGCAATTCATCGCCGTCGGCACACCCCCTGATGAGGATGGTTCGGCCGACCTGAGCGCCGTCAGGGCGGTGGCGAGGTCGATTGCCCAACATCGTGCCGACGAGGTGATCATCGTCAATAAATCCACCGTGCCGGTTGGTACGGCAGACAAGGTATTCCACTGGGTCAGGGAGCAGCAGGCAGAGCTCGGCAAGCAGTTCGAGTTCGATGTAGTTTCCAATCCCGAGTTTCTCAAAGAGGGGGCGGCTGTGCGTGATTGCCAGCGTCCGGATCGCATCGTCATCGGCACCGGCAAGGAGCGTTCCAGAGCCGTGATGCGCGAGTTGTACGAACCCTTCAACCGCAATCACGACCGCATTCTCTTCATGGACGTGCGCAGTGCCGAGCTGACCAAGTACGCCGCCAACTGCATGCTGGCTACCAAGATCAGCTTTATCAACGAGATTGCCGGGCTGGCCGAGCGGGTTGGTGCCGATATCGAGCTGGTGCGGCAGGGGATCGGTGCCGATCAGCGCATCGGCTACCAGTTTATCTATCCCGGTTGCGGCTATGGCGGCTCCTGTTTTCCCAAGGATGTGAGGGCGTTTTTGGCGACAGCCGCCGCCCTCGACTACGACACGCCGCTCATCCGCGCGGTGGAGCGGGTCAACGAGCGGCAGAAGTTCAAGCTCTTCGATACGCTCTCCACTCACTTTCAAGAGCTGGGCGAGTCGCTGGCGGGCAAGACCATCGCCATCTGGGGGCTCGCCTTCAAACCCAATACCGATGACATGCGCGAAGCGCCGAGTCGGGTGCTGATGGAGGCGCTGTGGCAGGAGGGGGCGCGGGTACAGGCCTTTGACCCGGTGGCGATGAAGGAGGCGCAGCGCATTTATGACTGCCAGCCCGAGCTGTCGCTGATGGGCACCAAGGAGGCTGCGCTGGCAGGGGCCGACGCACTGGTCATCTGCACCGAGTGGAACGAGTTCAAGGCGCCTGACTTTGCCCAGCTCAAGAAGATGCTGGCCATGCCGCTCATCATCGACGGTCGCAATCTCTATGACCCGCACAAGATGAAAACCTTGGGTTTCTCCTACTACGCCATCGGACGCGGGGAGACCATTGCAGAAGGAATGAGCCATGCCACGTCCTGA
- a CDS encoding ArnT family glycosyltransferase: MPRPEISGRKLGWMLLLVTLVLLFGQFDHQLWTPDEPREAAIALEMYRSGDWVVPTLGGRSFIEKPPLFYMAALPFLDGFASWLGITNTLRLAGVVWAAGMLLFTGLLAYRLLGNRSAALWSVIALGTMEGFIINTHWIRTDSALAFFVVFTLWAFAEYYLAHRNLMAIIAGLGLAGCFMAKGPIGPLTVFFGWLPLFLFAARKAVNEKSVPVFIFQHLLVLLFFILPVAAWVRELINHVDGDALWHEWFWKNQVGRLTGTSTELGHIKKGAYLYYLWGMVEYTIPWLPFIVYWGWQTVKQREWSRERLLLLCWALGTLLLLTLSSTKRTLYLFPLLPVFAIMLGQVSLSWPVWTARYGRGWLYFMLLFCVAIIALPLLGLPLPFASQIPAEVQQAASKLGWRYIPAIILFVMALELLLRRKEVHGAIHVTSSVAIMFLLTFALVYPLIDAAKGGAGKMTHLLEGIPLETRDRIAGWRLGETELGLLSVYEEMQVVNLDGKGVRNVLACHDARFDAVLVNGTAQEMANLLEGIPYQQLAQTSLRSDKGQLLTLVAAEQCH; this comes from the coding sequence ATGCCACGTCCTGAAATCTCGGGGCGCAAGCTCGGCTGGATGTTGCTGCTGGTGACTCTGGTGCTGCTGTTTGGCCAGTTTGATCATCAGCTCTGGACGCCTGATGAGCCCCGCGAAGCGGCCATTGCGCTCGAGATGTACCGCAGTGGTGACTGGGTGGTGCCGACCCTGGGCGGGCGCAGCTTTATCGAGAAGCCGCCGCTCTTCTACATGGCCGCTCTGCCGTTTCTTGATGGGTTTGCATCCTGGCTGGGGATAACAAACACCCTGCGTTTGGCGGGCGTGGTCTGGGCGGCAGGCATGCTGCTCTTCACCGGCCTGCTGGCCTATCGCCTGCTTGGCAACAGGTCGGCGGCACTCTGGTCGGTCATCGCGCTGGGCACCATGGAGGGATTTATTATCAATACGCACTGGATCAGGACGGACAGTGCGCTTGCCTTCTTTGTCGTATTTACCCTCTGGGCATTCGCCGAATATTATCTGGCGCATCGCAACTTGATGGCGATTATTGCCGGACTGGGTCTGGCTGGCTGTTTTATGGCAAAAGGCCCGATCGGGCCGCTGACGGTGTTTTTCGGCTGGTTGCCCCTCTTTCTCTTTGCTGCCCGCAAAGCAGTAAACGAGAAAAGTGTTCCCGTTTTTATATTCCAACACTTGCTGGTGCTGTTGTTTTTTATATTGCCAGTCGCAGCCTGGGTTCGTGAGCTAATTAATCATGTCGATGGCGATGCCTTGTGGCATGAGTGGTTCTGGAAGAATCAGGTTGGCCGTCTTACTGGCACTTCGACCGAACTGGGTCATATCAAGAAAGGTGCCTATCTCTATTACTTGTGGGGCATGGTGGAATATACCATTCCATGGTTGCCATTCATTGTTTATTGGGGATGGCAAACGGTGAAACAGCGGGAGTGGAGCCGTGAGCGGCTACTTTTGCTGTGCTGGGCGCTTGGGACTCTTTTATTGTTAACTCTCTCTTCGACCAAACGCACCCTCTATCTTTTCCCGCTATTACCGGTATTTGCCATCATGCTGGGGCAGGTCAGCCTGAGCTGGCCGGTGTGGACAGCCCGTTATGGTCGGGGGTGGCTCTACTTCATGCTGCTGTTCTGCGTTGCCATCATTGCACTCCCCCTGCTGGGTTTGCCTCTGCCGTTTGCCAGCCAGATTCCGGCAGAAGTGCAGCAAGCCGCCAGCAAGCTGGGGTGGCGGTACATTCCCGCCATCATCCTGTTCGTGATGGCGCTGGAGCTGCTGTTGCGGCGCAAGGAGGTACATGGCGCCATTCATGTCACCAGCTCGGTGGCCATTATGTTTCTGCTCACCTTTGCGCTGGTCTACCCGCTGATCGATGCCGCCAAGGGGGGGGCGGGCAAGATGACCCATCTGCTGGAGGGGATCCCGCTCGAGACGCGGGATCGCATTGCCGGCTGGCGGCTGGGTGAAACCGAGCTAGGTCTGCTCTCTGTCTATGAAGAGATGCAGGTAGTGAATCTGGACGGGAAGGGGGTGAGGAATGTGCTTGCCTGTCACGATGCCAGATTCGATGCGGTGCTGGTCAACGGTACGGCGCAGGAGATGGCAAATCTGCTGGAGGGGATCCCCTATCAGCAGCTGGCACAGACCTCGCTTCGTTCGGACAAGGGGCAGCTGCTGACGCTGGTTGCCGCAGAGCAGTGCCATTGA
- a CDS encoding outer membrane protein assembly factor BamD, translating into MGKKSHLLMSLALVATLITGCSSTKPKVPDEPPETLYQKARLKLDVGNYVQATELLEALDSRYPFGAYSNQVQLDLIYAYYKQDDTAQAIANIDRFIRLNPAHKNIDYVFYMRGLTNMAADYNFFQSLFGISRDDKDPAYARQAFQDFKTLLQNYPNSVYAADARARMIGLKNRLAKYDLSVAEYYVKRDALVAAANRAKLIVETYPDTAETEKALEIMVESYDTLKMPELAKHAREVLAKNYPENRLARS; encoded by the coding sequence ATGGGAAAGAAGTCTCACCTGCTGATGTCGCTCGCCTTGGTCGCTACCTTGATCACAGGCTGTTCCAGCACCAAACCCAAGGTACCCGACGAACCGCCGGAGACCCTGTACCAGAAAGCACGCCTCAAACTGGACGTTGGCAATTACGTGCAAGCCACTGAATTGCTGGAGGCTTTGGACTCTCGCTACCCGTTCGGCGCCTACTCCAACCAGGTGCAGCTTGACCTCATCTATGCCTACTACAAGCAGGATGATACCGCTCAGGCGATCGCCAATATCGACCGTTTTATCCGCCTAAATCCGGCGCACAAGAACATCGATTACGTCTTCTATATGCGCGGCCTGACCAACATGGCAGCGGATTACAACTTCTTCCAGAGCCTCTTTGGCATCTCCCGCGATGACAAAGACCCGGCCTATGCCCGCCAGGCATTCCAGGACTTCAAGACCCTGTTGCAGAACTACCCCAACAGCGTCTATGCCGCCGATGCCCGTGCCCGCATGATTGGTCTGAAGAACCGTCTGGCCAAATATGACCTGAGCGTCGCCGAGTACTACGTGAAGCGCGATGCACTGGTCGCGGCTGCCAACCGGGCCAAGCTGATTGTCGAAACCTACCCCGATACAGCCGAAACCGAAAAAGCGCTGGAGATCATGGTCGAGTCTTACGACACCCTGAAGATGCCGGAGCTGGCCAAACATGCTCGCGAAGTGCTGGCCAAGAACTACCCGGAAAACCGCCTCGCCCGCAGCTGA
- the rluD gene encoding 23S rRNA pseudouridine(1911/1915/1917) synthase RluD, translating into MSQHIELTGEFQDHQFGQRLDQALAELFPDYSRTRIKEWILQDKVTLDGQVANTPREKVIAGQQVHVDVELEDDTRFDAQDIELNIVYEDEHILVIDKPAGLVVHPGAGTPDGTILNALLHRYPGIAEVPRAGIVHRLDKDTTGLMVVAKTVPAQTHLVEALQARQITREYEAIAIGHMTAGGTVDAPIGRHPTQRTHMAVVPNGRPSVTHYRVHEKFRGHTRLRLRLETGRTHQIRVHMAHIKHPLVGDPAYGGRLRPLRNATPELTEALRGFRRQALHATMLQLAHPITGEVMQWHSPTPQDMLDLMEVLRADTLANPDELVWK; encoded by the coding sequence ATGAGCCAGCATATTGAACTGACAGGCGAATTCCAGGATCACCAATTCGGGCAGCGACTCGACCAGGCCCTGGCCGAATTGTTTCCCGACTACTCCCGAACCCGCATCAAGGAGTGGATTTTACAGGACAAAGTGACCCTGGATGGTCAGGTTGCCAACACCCCGCGCGAGAAGGTGATTGCTGGGCAACAGGTGCATGTGGATGTAGAGCTGGAAGATGACACCCGCTTTGATGCGCAGGATATCGAGCTCAACATCGTTTACGAAGATGAACACATTCTGGTGATCGACAAGCCGGCCGGTCTGGTTGTCCACCCGGGCGCCGGTACGCCGGATGGCACCATTCTCAACGCCCTGCTGCACCGCTACCCCGGTATTGCCGAGGTCCCCCGTGCCGGTATCGTGCACCGTCTGGATAAAGACACCACTGGTCTGATGGTGGTTGCCAAGACCGTACCTGCCCAGACCCATCTGGTAGAAGCGCTGCAGGCGCGCCAGATCACCCGTGAGTACGAAGCGATCGCCATCGGTCACATGACCGCCGGCGGCACCGTCGATGCCCCCATCGGCCGTCACCCGACCCAGCGTACCCATATGGCCGTCGTGCCCAATGGCCGTCCTTCCGTGACCCACTATCGGGTGCACGAGAAGTTCCGTGGCCACACTCGTCTGCGTCTGCGTCTGGAAACCGGTCGTACCCACCAGATCCGTGTCCACATGGCCCACATCAAGCATCCGCTGGTGGGTGACCCGGCCTACGGTGGCCGTCTGCGCCCGCTGCGCAACGCCACGCCGGAACTGACCGAGGCCCTGCGCGGCTTCCGTCGTCAGGCTCTGCACGCGACTATGCTGCAGCTGGCCCACCCCATTACCGGTGAGGTCATGCAGTGGCACTCCCCCACGCCGCAGGACATGCTGGATCTGATGGAAGTGCTGCGTGCGGATACGTTGGCCAATCCGGACGAGCTGGTCTGGAAATAG